In Haliotis asinina isolate JCU_RB_2024 unplaced genomic scaffold, JCU_Hal_asi_v2 scaffold_17, whole genome shotgun sequence, a single genomic region encodes these proteins:
- the LOC137269811 gene encoding uncharacterized protein: MRLLLVFLLLGLILLPDAEGWGRRRWIRRAWRIARRVYRVYKVYKHIRGHYLYGRDANDLDINKDGIIDQSEAEKVFDARAVKDFLPLVDEDGNSEVSVDEFTRTMRDLMTIDADPDLRRAAEEDEDVDDFYSNE, translated from the exons ATGCGTCTGCTGCTAGTGTTCCTACTCCTGGGACTGATCCTGCTGCCAGACGCCGAGGGGTGGGGGCGTCGACGGTGGATTAGACGGGCATGGAGAATTGCCAGAAGAGTGTACAGAGTGTACAAAGTATACAAGCACATACGAG GTCACTACTTATACGGACGTGATGCCAACGACCTTGACATCAATAAGGATGGCATAATTGACCAATCGGAGGCCGAGAAAGTTTTTGATGCGCGCGCAGTGAAGGACTTTCTTCCTCTTGTGGATGAAGACG GCAATTCTGAAGTGAGCGTCGATGAGTTCACCAGGACCATGCGAGACCTGATGACTATAGATGCAG ATCCGGATCTGAGACGTGCTGCTGAAGAGGACGAAGACGTTGACGACTTCTACTCCAACGAGTAG